The Longimicrobiaceae bacterium sequence CCGCGCGCGCGTTGAAGGTGAGGGAGACCCCCTCCAGCTTCGCGGCGAAGGCGCGGGCCCCCGAAAGGGTCTCCGCTTCCTGCGCGTCGCGCTGCGCCTTCTCCCGCTCGATCTGGCGCACGTTGGAGGCGTTCGCCTCGTAGGCGAGCCCCTGCGGGATCAGGTAGTTGCGGGCGTAGCCCGGCTTCACTTCCACGACCTCCCCGGCGTTGCCGAGGTTCTCCAGCCGCTCTCTGAGGATGACCTGCATGATGGACGACTCCTTGGGATAAGCAAACGGTCAGGCGCGGGAGGCCTGGGCCCCGCGCTTCCGAAGATCCAGCCAGGTGTCCCCGAGGCCGACCAGGAGCGCGGCGACGAGGACCATCTGCGCGACGGGCG is a genomic window containing:
- the rplI gene encoding 50S ribosomal protein L9 → MQVILRERLENLGNAGEVVEVKPGYARNYLIPQGLAYEANASNVRQIEREKAQRDAQEAETLSGARAFAAKLEGVSLTFNARAGQEGKLFGSITSGDIVEKLAEMGLEVDRRQIELEEPIKALGVFTVPIRLHSQVHPEIKVWVIQEG